TAGGGATCACAACTGTGTGCGTCGCCGCCGTCTGTGTCGCGTTCTGGATATCTGGCGCAAGACTGCGATTCACCTTGTCAAAGATTTCGGCCTCTTCCGCCGGCAGACGGAAGCCCATCAACGTGTGTGCGAACGCCTCGCGATATATGGCATCTTCATCCAGCACATCCTGCGTTTTTGCCGCCGGCGTTAAGCTCTGTGGCGCGTTGTCGCGCGGGATTGTTATGTCGATCATCTTGCGCTCTTTTAGTGCGGCAAGGTTCGCGAGTTCACGCTGCTCGGCGTCAAAGCTCGCGTCCAGGTTCTCTATCTCCGTGCGCTTTGCGGCCGCAGCCTCAACATCGCCGGAGTGTACCGCGTCGGTCGCGGCGGTCATCAATTCGTTTCGCTTGTTTCTGTATTCTTCTACAGTCATTGGTATCATCCCTCTTTCTTGAGATCCAGCAGCTTCAAACGTTCACGCTCGAGCGCGAGAGCTGCTATTTTTTTTATCGCCTCCGGAGCCGATTTCGGAAGCTCCTTTATCGCTATCGCCGCAGGCTCGGCTATCGCCTCGGCAACCTCTACGCAGAAATAGCGGGCAGCCTCTTCCGCGGTAAACCAGGTTTCTTTGTACATGAGATCCTTAATCGCATCGATACTCGCATCCGGGAGCAGCGCGCCCTCATATACGCTCAACATGCTCTCTTCGGCTTTCTCGAGTATCTCCGCGCACAACTTCATTTCGTTAGCATTGCCGCTGGCGCTCATCGTGGTTCTGTGTATCATCAAAAACGTATTGCGCGGCATAATTACACGGTCGCAGCAGAGCGCGATCGCGGAGGCGGACGACGCGGCGAGCCCGTCGATATAGCAAGTCTTTTTACCATTGTGCTGCCTGAGCATGTTCACGATGGCCATGGCTGCGATGACGTTGCCCCCGCCGGAATTGATGTGTAGGTTCAAATTCTTGTCAGAGACGCCGGCAAGAAAATTACGTATCTTTTCCGGGTACTGATCGGCGGCATCCCACGCGCCCCACCACGAGGAGACGATTTCGCCATAAAAATAAAGCGCAGCCTCGCCGTTTGCGAGATTGCGCACTTGGAGCAGTT
The window above is part of the Cloacibacillus evryensis DSM 19522 genome. Proteins encoded here:
- a CDS encoding head maturation protease, ClpP-related, which encodes MKDNLNKLLQVRNLANGEAALYFYGEIVSSWWGAWDAADQYPEKIRNFLAGVSDKNLNLHINSGGGNVIAAMAIVNMLRQHNGKKTCYIDGLAASSASAIALCCDRVIMPRNTFLMIHRTTMSASGNANEMKLCAEILEKAEESMLSVYEGALLPDASIDAIKDLMYKETWFTAEEAARYFCVEVAEAIAEPAAIAIKELPKSAPEAIKKIAALALERERLKLLDLKKEG